In Mailhella massiliensis, a genomic segment contains:
- the hypF gene encoding carbamoyltransferase HypF yields MRTRHIYILTGQVQGVGFRPFIYREAARLRLTGFVGNTPEGVRIEVQGEENALLLFSRFSEHLPPLARIASLTRRDAPLLEGEDSFRIEESSAGKHRGHSVLVSPDVAPCSDCLDDMADPENRRFGYAFTNCTNCGPRYTITRSIPYDRPVTSMACFPMCGPCAEEYHNPADRRFHAQPDACPDCGPVLWLEDGRYENELNAPLPQTESPALAAVYEKRRKLCGLADGVIMGKAAIPALLAELGKGRIAAVRGLGGFHLVCDAHNESAVAELRRRKARPHKALAVMAADVESASRFAHIGRGARDLLLSPARPIVICPRKRAGEGEDVLPALLAPDSASIGIMLPSTPLHHLLFHPEWAGGNKEDALSALVMTSGNPHGAPICLGNREAKKRLGDMADLFLFHDRDILVRVDDSVVFPGEEKEHAPCAPELMVRRARGFVPTPLSLPPRPAREAGDCVFAAGAELKHTFCLTRGAEAFVSQHIGDVSRAEHLAFFEETLRHLTGLLEVEPGLVVRDLHPDFLSSRLADDVAQRHGLRELFLQHHVAHVCAVMAEHGLTGPVLGLALDGSGLGDDDTVWGGELLLVRPGAWQRLGRFSPFLLPGGEAAIRSPWRTAEALWRAADLPDRPRPWLEGSPERARLAPMVREMMTQGINCPKTSSCGRLFDAVAALCGLCFDITYEGQAAVRLEEAQDASEQGAYDLPLIERDGLLEADVAALFRHAANDCRHPGRAARRFHDGLVRGLARWARLAADGCGISTVALCGGVFNNRTLLACLPEEMRRLGLTPLVPRRFPAGDGAVSLGQALWGDWFLGA; encoded by the coding sequence ATGAGGACAAGGCACATCTACATTCTCACCGGACAGGTTCAGGGCGTGGGCTTCCGGCCCTTCATCTACCGCGAAGCCGCAAGGCTCAGACTCACGGGCTTTGTGGGCAACACCCCCGAAGGCGTGCGCATAGAAGTGCAGGGAGAAGAAAACGCGCTTCTTCTCTTCTCACGTTTTTCCGAACACCTGCCGCCCCTTGCGCGCATCGCCTCCCTGACGAGGAGGGACGCCCCCCTGCTGGAGGGGGAAGATTCCTTCCGCATCGAAGAAAGTTCCGCCGGAAAGCACCGCGGCCACAGCGTGCTGGTCAGCCCCGACGTCGCTCCCTGTTCCGACTGTCTCGACGACATGGCCGACCCGGAAAACCGCCGCTTCGGCTACGCCTTCACCAACTGCACGAACTGCGGGCCGCGCTACACCATCACGCGTTCCATCCCCTACGACAGGCCCGTGACCAGCATGGCGTGCTTTCCCATGTGCGGGCCCTGCGCGGAAGAATATCACAACCCCGCCGACCGTCGCTTCCATGCCCAGCCCGACGCCTGCCCGGACTGCGGCCCCGTTCTCTGGCTGGAAGACGGCAGATACGAAAACGAGCTGAACGCCCCCCTGCCGCAGACAGAGTCCCCCGCTCTTGCGGCGGTGTACGAAAAGCGCAGAAAGCTCTGCGGCCTTGCCGACGGCGTCATCATGGGAAAAGCCGCAATCCCCGCGCTTCTTGCCGAACTCGGAAAAGGGCGTATCGCAGCCGTCAGGGGACTCGGCGGCTTTCACCTCGTCTGCGACGCGCACAACGAATCGGCCGTGGCGGAGCTTCGCCGCCGCAAGGCAAGACCGCACAAGGCCCTTGCCGTCATGGCGGCGGATGTGGAAAGCGCCTCCCGCTTCGCCCATATCGGCAGGGGCGCGCGGGATCTCCTTCTCTCACCCGCAAGGCCCATCGTCATCTGCCCGCGCAAACGGGCGGGCGAAGGGGAGGATGTTCTTCCCGCCCTTCTCGCGCCGGACAGCGCAAGCATAGGCATCATGCTGCCTTCCACCCCGCTGCATCATCTGCTCTTTCACCCGGAATGGGCGGGCGGCAACAAGGAAGACGCTCTGAGCGCCCTGGTCATGACCTCGGGCAATCCTCACGGCGCGCCCATCTGCCTCGGCAACCGCGAAGCGAAAAAACGCCTCGGCGACATGGCCGACCTCTTCCTTTTTCACGACCGCGACATCCTCGTGCGCGTGGACGATTCCGTCGTCTTCCCCGGCGAAGAGAAGGAACACGCGCCCTGCGCCCCGGAACTCATGGTACGCCGGGCGCGCGGCTTCGTCCCTACGCCCCTTTCCCTTCCTCCGCGCCCTGCGCGGGAGGCCGGGGACTGCGTATTCGCCGCCGGGGCGGAACTCAAGCACACCTTCTGTCTCACGCGGGGAGCGGAAGCCTTCGTCAGCCAGCATATCGGCGACGTGAGCCGGGCGGAACACCTCGCCTTCTTTGAGGAAACGCTGCGTCACCTCACGGGCCTTCTGGAGGTGGAGCCGGGTCTTGTGGTGCGCGACCTGCACCCCGACTTTCTTTCCAGCCGTCTTGCGGACGACGTCGCTCAAAGGCACGGCCTGCGGGAGCTGTTTCTCCAGCATCACGTCGCGCACGTCTGCGCCGTCATGGCGGAACACGGTCTCACCGGGCCCGTACTCGGCCTTGCGCTGGACGGTTCCGGTCTCGGCGACGACGACACCGTCTGGGGAGGGGAACTGCTGCTCGTACGGCCCGGCGCATGGCAGCGGCTGGGCCGGTTCTCACCTTTTCTGCTGCCGGGAGGAGAAGCCGCCATCCGCTCGCCGTGGAGAACGGCGGAAGCCCTGTGGAGGGCCGCCGATCTGCCCGACCGTCCCCGTCCCTGGCTGGAAGGATCGCCGGAACGCGCCCGCCTCGCGCCCATGGTGCGGGAAATGATGACGCAGGGCATAAACTGCCCGAAAACGTCAAGCTGCGGCCGCCTGTTCGATGCCGTGGCCGCCCTGTGCGGCCTCTGCTTCGACATCACCTACGAAGGACAGGCCGCCGTCCGCCTGGAAGAGGCGCAGGATGCTTCCGAACAGGGGGCGTACGATCTGCCCCTCATCGAACGCGACGGCCTGCTGGAAGCCGATGTTGCGGCCCTGTTCCGCCATGCCGCCAACGACTGCCGCCATCCAGGAAGAGCCGCCCGCCGCTTTCATGACGGCCTTGTACGGGGCCTTGCCCGCTGGGCGCGTCTTGCGGCCGACGGCTGCGGCATCAGCACCGTGGCGCTCTGCGGCGGGGTGTTCAACAACCGTACCCTGCTTGCGTGCCTGCCCGAAGAAATGCGACGCCTCGGCCTTACGCCGCTTGTGCCGCGCCGTTTCCCCGCAGGGGACGGCGCCGTTTCCCTTGGTCAGGCCCTGTGGGGCGACTGGTTTCTCGGCGCATAG